ATCAGCCATCTTGATATAAAAACTCTCCACATATACCTCACACCTCTAATGTGCGCACAACTCGAGCTGTCTTCTTAAACCTCAGCTTCCATAATCTCGATCTAACAGTATCTTGTATCAATTTAGCCAAAATATCCGGTGGACGAGCATGGTTTTTAAAGATTCTATTGTTACGTTCCTGCCATATATAATAAGCAGACGCAACAACAACTAACCTTCCAATGACATTACCAATCGATCTAGATTTAGCCCGTGCTATAAGCCATTGCATAATAGAATTCCAATCAGGTTGAACACCATGCATATTGGCCCAGCCACGCATATGACACCAAACCTGATTAGAATAGGAACACTTGAAAAAAAGATGAGTATGTGAATCAAAATCCGCAATGCAAAGGCTACAACACATGACATCCATATTCTTCCGGCGAGTCGGGCTCCATAACAATATTCTATCCTGCGTCAATAGTTTGTTTCGCATTATAAGCCACATCATGAACGCATGACGCGGAATACAATGAGAGAACCAAACTGCTTCAGCCCAATCCACACGTGGTTCCACTCTTCGTAATGAGTTCCAAACGATAGAAGTAGAAGCTTCAGTCTCCATGTCATCTGCTCTCTAAACCAGCTTATCACAATTATTCGATAGGGTAATACTTGGAGAATTGCGAAGAATGGGGAATTTGTTCAGCCAATCAGAAGGCCATACCCATGACCCATTACTGATCAAATCAGCCACCTTCGTACTCAATGAGAAACCAACCCGTCTAATATCACTAGGAAGAATGAAATACTGTTACCATTCCCTAGCTTCATCCATATAAAGTTACGAATTGTAGGTCTCATTTTGAGTAGCTTACGCCAACCCCAACTTCCAGAAGCACGAACAGGAATATCCCAAAAGTTCCGTCCTTTAAGATGATGATCATGGACCCATTCAACCCACAGAGAAGACCTGCGTGTTAAAATACTCCATATATGAGACGCCATCAAAGCCTTATTCATATCATCAATCCTCCTGATCCCCAAACCACCTTCATATTTTGGAACACACACATCCTTCCAAGCAACTTTCGCCTTACCCCGTTGCATTGGACCCTGACACCATAAGAAACCTCGCATAGATTTTTCCAGGTCCTTAATGATTCTAGCAGGAAGTATAAAAACAGATGCCCAGTATAGATGTAATGATGATAATACCGATATAACCAATTGCACCCTTCCTGCAAATGACAAGAATTTATTTCGCCAATCCCCTATTATTTTTTCCATACGCTCAACAAGAATCTTGCAATCCTTCTACAATAATCTGGACGAAATAAGTGGAACACCCAAATACCTTACAGGAAGTCTTCCTTCTTGAAACGGCATGATACTAAGGATAGATGATCTCACTGCATCTGGTACGTTACAAAAGAAAACGATGCTCTTCTGAACACTAGGTACCAAACTTGACATCTTGGTAAAAGAATCAAATGAATTCATAAGAACCCCCACAGATCTTGTATCACCCCTCGAGAATAGAAATAAATCATCAGCAAAACACAAGTTAATAATCCTTTGCTTGACACACCTGTTATGAAACCGAAAAGACGAATCTAATCAGACTGAATGTTGCAAAATCATCGTGAGCACTTCCATCACAAGGGTAAACAAGTATGGTGATATTGGGTCACCTTGGCGAAGACCTCTTTTCCCTTTAAAATAACCTTGCAGCTGTCCATTAATACTAATAGAGAAAGACGTAGATGTCACACAACTCATAATCCAATTGACCATGATCCGGTGAAATCCAAATCCCAACAAAATAGCTTGCAAAAACCCCCCAATCAACCGTATCATAAGCCTTTTGAATATCCACTTTGAATGAACATCGTGGAGGACCTGAAACTCTATGATAATTATGCATAATAAGGAGCGTAAGAAGTATGTTATCCGAAATTCTCCTACCTGGTACAAATGCAGATTGATTGATTCCAACCACCTCCTTTAAACTATCCTTAATACGGTCAGCCAATATCTTGCTAATGCACTTAAATAACACATTACAACAAGAAATAGGTCGGTAGTCATTAATAGAAGAAGGTGTCGATACCTTTGGAACTAGGACAATATATGTATGATTAATTTCTGGCAATAACTTTCCCTTTCTAAAGAAATCGTGGACAGCAAGTAAGACATCTTTACCAACAATCGACCATGTATTCTTAAAAAATGCCGAAGTAAACCCATCAGGCCCCGGTGCCTTGTTTTCACCAATAGAAAACATAGCCGTCTTTATTTCATCATTAGTTACCTCACGAATCATACTACTAGCAGAATGTTCATTCAAAACGTTAGTGAATAATTCAGGAGATGGTTGAGAATTAACCTCGCCCGCGCACCCCCAAAATTCTGATAATGCTTGACCAACGCATTCTGAACATCGCTTCCTTCACAAACCACACCTTGGGAGTCTTTAATCACATCTATTCGACCTCTATGGTTCCTGCATTTAAGAGAGTTATGAAAATAAGAGGTATTAGAATCTCCAGTAGCAAGCCACTCCACTTTAGATTTTTGCTTCAAAAAGGATTCCTCATCGTTTGTAGCTTCATGAAACCGCTTAAGACAATCACTCTCCTTCTCACGCAATAAAACATCTAACGGATCCTTGTctatttctttttgaagatcATCTAGTTCATTACGTAAGCATTCCACTTTTTTATGAAGGTTCCCTTGTTTAAATAATAGTCCACGTAAAGGAGCTTTGAGgttctcatatcatattatcgagtttttcccaaataccataatgttatttaaaacgttcaaaatccatggtaattataaagttctcatttgtcaaatcttcttgagggaaaaatatatcaaatgattaatcatattccaccgttacgctctggGTGGGTGGACGATTCCTaattgcgcaactctctaactacaggcctccccttTCGGAGTAAATTGTAGTGTACCGAGAAataacgggttgacagaactcaagctcatcatataacatttatcaaATTGAACATACGTTATAATTTcctttcataatcataatatcaagaatcatttcatatatatatagaaagcaattttatttatatatcatgcttttcaccccgatagttaaacacataaaatagtttgaaagggggctatgactcaccttgatatgatGCACATCatgattaatttttaaattgcgacttatatttatctagtatttttgtgaatttttggtgaatttttagataatgtttCGTATCCTTGAAAATTATcaaaacacaaactgtcccgaatgggcactgcttgtgacatcagaagttttataaaggTTCTCGATATTctaattgttagaaaaatctcatgattttattttaagttcacaacacattgaaattacttttcaccaagtatgacctgatggaaccttatggattaggagataaaaattgttaaagttgatAAAATATTCAGAGAAAAATGCAGCTTTGACCAGTTTtattagaaaaatcatatctttcgtttttttcagtaattttgagtaattccagttggaggttaaactTAACTCGTTTATctacatcttttattttgatacaaGCACGTGATTTGGCCTATTTCAGTGTGTTTTACTCATTTACTTTGTTACTTCACCCAACACCAAATTTGACATTTTCAATATACTTACTTCAATTTGAACAATATTTTACCATGTTAATAGTGTTTCTACAgattttatatcaaatttttCAATAGATTAAATTGTTGGATTAAAGTGAAGTGTTCATATTTGTTTCTCAAGCTTTCGGTTTGTGATTTTTGAACATAGCTTTAGTTAGTTTGTATAAAAATCCATACTTCTTGTCATATATGAATACAACCCAGAATATTATACTTCTTTTAAAATCCAAAggtatataaaatcataaatctAAAGATCCATCTCAATCCCATAtcaaaaacaactaaactaGTACAAAACCCaagcatgcatgttaagatctaaccattttacatacaaataagttataatcttttatatacCTTTTAAAAACTCctatatattgaaaaatcacAGAATATGGACAtatatttttcatcaaaaacaGATTTTTAACAAGACCCTTTCATCACTTAAAAGCTAAATCGAAAAGACACACTTTTGGTCTTGACATGGGTTGGATCATCAAATCTCCTCATAGATCTCGACATGCATGTGTCTTAGTGAGTGATTCTACCAACATCAAGACTCCATCCTCAAGATTAACATGAAAATAAGAATAACATACAAGTTTCATGAAAAGCCTTTTTGAAGAAACATGATTAAAACAAGTTGTTGAACAAGAAAAGAGTGTTTCTAGCTACCTTCAAAGACTCGATTATATGTGAATAAGGGGCTGATTTTCGCGACATTCAAGACCACCAAATGACTCCATACTTGACCTTAGATGATGAATTAACAAGaaagattattattacaatAGTTTAGATTAGATTTAAGCTCCATTTTTGCTTGCAAAATCcgaaaatggaaaagaaaatgtgaagaaaagttGAGAGAAAGTTTTGAgatgtgtgtttgttttgtatAAAATGCAAGAGTGGGTGAGGTCTCGGGGTCATAAAAACGTGGCTAGGGTTAATGTAGTGGGTTAATGTATTGGTTAAGAGGGGTATTAGGGATGCATAGATTGGGTAACTCATGTGGGGTGGTGTTTGGTGATGTTTTGGGTGTTGTATGTGAGGAAAGGGGGTGTTTGGCAGAAATTTTATACTTAAACCCAATTAagtgtttgattttt
The sequence above is a segment of the Erigeron canadensis isolate Cc75 unplaced genomic scaffold, C_canadensis_v1 Conyza_canadensis_unscaffolded:49, whole genome shotgun sequence genome. Coding sequences within it:
- the LOC122584589 gene encoding uncharacterized protein LOC122584589, whose amino-acid sequence is METEASTSIVWNSLRRVEPRVDWAEAVWFSHCIPRHAFMMWLIMRNKLLTQDRILLWSPTRRKNMDVMCCSLCIADFDSHTHLFFKCSYSNQVWCHMRGWANMHGVQPDWNSIMQWLIARAKSRSIGNVIGRLVVVASAYYIWQERNNRIFKNHARPPDILAKLIQDTVRSRLWKLRFKKTARVVRTLEV